The following proteins are encoded in a genomic region of Brachypodium distachyon strain Bd21 chromosome 1, Brachypodium_distachyon_v3.0, whole genome shotgun sequence:
- the LOC100826207 gene encoding syntaxin-124, producing the protein MNDLFSTSSFKKYADASPQGAGGGDMEAGGESVANLDMFFEEVEAVKEDMRGFETLYKRLQSTNEETKTAHEARAIKSLRSRMDGDVEQVLKRAKAVKAKLEALDKDNANSRKAPGCGPGSSTDRTRTSVVAGLGKKLKDIMDDFQGLRTRMAAEYKETVARRYYTVTGEHAEESTIESLISSGESESFMQKAIQDQGRGQVMDTISEIQERHDAVKEIERSLMDLHQVFLDMAALVEAQGHQLNDIESHVAHASSFVRRGTVELETAHEIQKDSRKWMCFAVLGGIAIVIVLVTPVLINLHILTLR; encoded by the exons CGAGCCCGCAgggtgcgggcggcggcgacatggaggccggcggcgagagcgTGGCGAACCTGGACATGTTCttcgaggaggtggaggcggtgaAGGAGGACATGCGCGGCTTCGAGACCCTGTACAAGCGGCTGCAGTCGACGAACGAGGAGACCAAGACGGCGCACGAGGCCCGCGCCATCAAGTCCCTCCGCTCCCGCATGGACGGCGACGTGGAGCAGGTGCTGAAGCGCGCCAAGGCCGTCAAGGCCAAGCTCGAGGCGCTCGACAAGGACAACGCCAACTCCCGCAAGGCCCCCGGCTGCGGCCCCGGCTCCTCCACCGACCGCACCCGCACCTccgtcgtcgccggcctcGGCAAGAAGCTCAAGGACATCATGGACGACTTCCAG GGGCTGAGgacgaggatggcggcggagtACAAGGAGACGGTGGCGCGGCGGTACTACACGGTGACGGGGGAGCACGCGGAGGAGAGCACGATCGAGTCGCTCATCTCGTCCGGGGAGAGCGAGTCGTTCATGCAGAAGGCGATCCAGGACCAAGGGCGCGGGCAGGTGATGGACACCATCTCGGAGATCCAGGAGCGGCACGACGCCGTGAAGGAGATCGAGCGCAGCCTCATGGACCTGCACCAGGTGTTCCTCGACATGGCGGCGCTCGTCGAGGCGCAGGGCCACCAGCTCAACGACATCGAGAGCCACGTCGCGCACGCCAGCTCCTTCGTGCGCAGGGGCACCGTCGAGCTCGAGACGGCgcacgagatccagaaggacagCCGCAAGTGGATGTGCTTCGCCGTCCtcggcggcatcgccatcgtcATCGTCCTCGTCACGCCCGTGCTCATCAACCTCCACATCTTGACGCTCAGATGA